A part of Capsicum annuum cultivar UCD-10X-F1 chromosome 6, UCD10Xv1.1, whole genome shotgun sequence genomic DNA contains:
- the LOC107875150 gene encoding uncharacterized protein LOC107875150 yields the protein MSELRPQYFQLVKSKFFYLCSFILSHPLYFCYFIFFSPYLLKLLSFLSPLFVTTTLFLLALLTISPTLILHDKSKELTRKDDELNELEEFEAYKIVFGASKNDDHDNAVDFLDYTSAEESESPIPEGENSAEMESTKHVIEEKTLENFFKELDEFENTNLTHNVEVKKVDKIIEKQKEDALVRNGLSKNLENVSKNIEHVGSIGYGSMRKEKEWKRTLACKLFEERNNVSHSNNEGMDMLWEKYEMDTIKNKSKRDLKKMKKKGCEKEHDEDEEEMDDQQLCCLQAFKFSAGKMNLGMGRPNLVKISKAFKGFGWLHHVGKSNKKVHCGDGF from the coding sequence atgtcgGAACTAAGACCTCAGTATTTTCAACTTGTCAAGTCAAAATTCTTCTACTTGTGTTCTTTCATTCTCTCTCACCCTCTCTACTTTtgctacttcattttcttctccCCTTACCTTCTTAAACTCCTTTCATTCCTTTCTCCTCTCTTCGTCACAACTACACTTTTTCTCCTTGCCCTTCTTACCATCTCTCCAACTCTCATTCTCCATGATAAATCGAAAGAGCTAACACGAAAGGATGATGAACTCAATGAGCTAGAAGAATTTGAAGCATACAAGATAGTGTTTGGCGCGTCCAAAAATGATGATCACGACAATGCTGTTGACTTCTTGGACTATACATCAGCTGAGGAAAGTGAATCCCCTATTCCTGAGGGAGAAAATTCGGCTGAAATGGAGAGTACTAAGCATGTTATAGAGGAGAAGACATTGGAAAATTTCTTCAAAGAGTTGGATGAATTTGAAAACACCAACTTGACTCATAATGTGGAAGTGAAGAAAGTTGATAAAATCATTGAAAAACAAAAGGAAGATGCACTTGTGAGAAATGGACTTAGCAAGAATCTTGAAAATGTGAGCAAGAATATTGAACATGTAGGAAGTATTGGTTATGGATCAATGAGGAAAGAAAAAGAGTGGAAAAGGACATTGGCATGCAAACTTTTTGAGGAAAGGAACAATGTTAGTCATAGCAACAACGAAGGAATGGACATGTTGtgggaaaaatatgaaatggacACCATAAAAAACAAGTCAAAAAGGGAtttaaagaagatgaaaaagaaggGATGTGAAAAAGAacatgatgaagatgaagaagagatggaTGATCAACAACTTTGTTGTTTACAAGCCTTCAAGTTTTCAGCAGGAAAGATGAATTTAGGCATGGGAAGGCCTAATCTTGTCAAGATTTCAAAGGCATTTAAAGGTTTTGGATGGCTACATCATGTAGGCAAGAGTAACAAGAAGGTACATTGTGGTGATGGGTTCTAG
- the LOC107873582 gene encoding nuclear transport factor 2 isoform X2, producing the protein MAAAATTAAVEQQCVPAQVVGNAFVQQYYHILHHSPGLVFRFYQDRSKVGRPEDDGSMSITTTMQAINDKILSLNYGDFKAEIRSVDSQESFNGGVHVLVTGYLTGNDNLIRNFSQTFFLAPQERGYFVLNDMFRYIENVNQNDVSQVLEDDVVAPVTPEQEPPPVQQNHISEQSTPSVEEANEREVYDPPENGDVPVEEEVPVTEIVDEMQDDSQTVVESNFKSEDAPKKSYASIVMHLKESAASFPPPPAPASRKPMERSVGQVNQPPITATDRPASSSNSVDNANSQEGEATGGYSIYIKGLPSTATVALLANEFKKFGPIKNGGIQVKNNRQHGFSFGFVEFEEASALQKAMEASPILIGGREAVVEEKRSTNSRGYFRGRFPSGGASGYRNYGVRGRGNYGGGRVYARDDFGERTEFNNRGGHRGWSSNRGGDGYQSYQRTDNPGGYVARTNHGGRMLNGTT; encoded by the exons ATGGCAGCTGCAGCAACGACAGCTGCAGTAGAGCAACAATGTGTCCCTGCTCAAGTT GTTGGAAATGCTTTTGTGCAGCAGTATTATCATATACTGCACCATTCTCCTGGACtggtttttaggttttatcaagATAGAAGCAAAGTTGGACGACCTGAAGATGATGGCTCAATGAGCATCACGACTACAATGCAA GCAATCAATGATAAGATACTCTCACTAAACTATGGGGACTTCAAAGCGGAGATTAGGTCCGTGGATTCACAAGAATCCTTTAACGGGGGAGTGCATGTTCTTGTGACTGGATATCTGACTGGGAACGACAACTTGATCCGGAATTTCTCCCAAACTTTCTTCCTAGCACCACAAGAGCGAGGTTACTTTGTTCTGAATGACATGTTTCGATACATAGAGAATGTCAATCAAAATGATGTCTCCCAAGTCCTGGAAGATGATGTGGTGGCTCCTGTGACTCCTGAACAAG AACCCCCTCCAGTGCAGCAGAATCACATTTCCGAGCAGAGCACACCATCAGTGGAGGAAGCTAATGAGAGAGAAGTTTACGACCCACCTGAGAATGGTGATGTGCCTGTTGAAGAGGAAGTTCCTGTCACCGAGATTGTTGATGAAATGCAAGACGACTCTCAAACGGTAGTTGAGTCTAATTTCAAAAGTGAAGATGCTCCTAAGAAGTCATATGCTTCAATT GTCATGCATCTCAAGGAAAGTGCTGCTAGTTTTCCCCCTCCTCCAGCACCTGCTTCTAGGAAGCCCATGGAAAGGAGTGTTGGGCAAGTGAATCAACCTCCTATAACAGCAACTGATCGCCCAGCTTCCAGCTCAAATTCTGTTGATAATGCAAATAGCCAAGAGGGAGAAG CGACTGGTGGCTATTCAATCTACATAAAAGGCCTGCCTTCTACTGCAACTGTGGCCTTACTTGCAAATGAGTTCAAGAAGTTTGGGCCGATCAAGAATGGAGGCATTCAAGTAAAAAATAACCGA CAACATGGATTTTCTTTTGGTTTCGTGGAATTTGAGGAAGCAAGTGCTCTGCAGAAAGCTATGGAG GCATCTCCAATTTTAATTGGTGGACGTGAAGCTGTTGTTGAGGAGAAGAGGTCTACCAATTCACGAG GTTACTTTAGAGGTAGATTTCCATCTGGAGGGGCTTCTGGTTACAGGAACTATGGAGTAAGAGGTCGAGGAAATTATGGAGGTGGCAGGGTTTATGCTCGAGATGATTTTGGTGAAAGAACTGAGTTCAACAACAGAGGTGGACACCGTGGATGGTCATCTAATCGTGGTGGTGATGGATACCAATCATACCAGCGAACTGATAACCCAGGTGGCTATGTTGCACGAACAAATCATGGTGGACGGATGCTTAATGGAACTACCTGA
- the LOC107873582 gene encoding nuclear transport factor 2 isoform X1, whose translation MAAAATTAAVEQQCVPAQVVGNAFVQQYYHILHHSPGLVFRFYQDRSKVGRPEDDGSMSITTTMQAINDKILSLNYGDFKAEIRSVDSQESFNGGVHVLVTGYLTGNDNLIRNFSQTFFLAPQERGYFVLNDMFRYIENVNQNDVSQVLEDDVVAPVTPEQEPPPVQQNHISEQSTPSVEEANEREVYDPPENGDVPVEEEVPVTEIVDEMQDDSQTVVESNFKSEDAPKKSYASIVMHLKESAASFPPPPAPASRKPMERSVGQVNQPPITATDRPASSSNSVDNANSQEGEATGGYSIYIKGLPSTATVALLANEFKKFGPIKNGGIQVKNNRVLQHGFSFGFVEFEEASALQKAMEASPILIGGREAVVEEKRSTNSRGYFRGRFPSGGASGYRNYGVRGRGNYGGGRVYARDDFGERTEFNNRGGHRGWSSNRGGDGYQSYQRTDNPGGYVARTNHGGRMLNGTT comes from the exons ATGGCAGCTGCAGCAACGACAGCTGCAGTAGAGCAACAATGTGTCCCTGCTCAAGTT GTTGGAAATGCTTTTGTGCAGCAGTATTATCATATACTGCACCATTCTCCTGGACtggtttttaggttttatcaagATAGAAGCAAAGTTGGACGACCTGAAGATGATGGCTCAATGAGCATCACGACTACAATGCAA GCAATCAATGATAAGATACTCTCACTAAACTATGGGGACTTCAAAGCGGAGATTAGGTCCGTGGATTCACAAGAATCCTTTAACGGGGGAGTGCATGTTCTTGTGACTGGATATCTGACTGGGAACGACAACTTGATCCGGAATTTCTCCCAAACTTTCTTCCTAGCACCACAAGAGCGAGGTTACTTTGTTCTGAATGACATGTTTCGATACATAGAGAATGTCAATCAAAATGATGTCTCCCAAGTCCTGGAAGATGATGTGGTGGCTCCTGTGACTCCTGAACAAG AACCCCCTCCAGTGCAGCAGAATCACATTTCCGAGCAGAGCACACCATCAGTGGAGGAAGCTAATGAGAGAGAAGTTTACGACCCACCTGAGAATGGTGATGTGCCTGTTGAAGAGGAAGTTCCTGTCACCGAGATTGTTGATGAAATGCAAGACGACTCTCAAACGGTAGTTGAGTCTAATTTCAAAAGTGAAGATGCTCCTAAGAAGTCATATGCTTCAATT GTCATGCATCTCAAGGAAAGTGCTGCTAGTTTTCCCCCTCCTCCAGCACCTGCTTCTAGGAAGCCCATGGAAAGGAGTGTTGGGCAAGTGAATCAACCTCCTATAACAGCAACTGATCGCCCAGCTTCCAGCTCAAATTCTGTTGATAATGCAAATAGCCAAGAGGGAGAAG CGACTGGTGGCTATTCAATCTACATAAAAGGCCTGCCTTCTACTGCAACTGTGGCCTTACTTGCAAATGAGTTCAAGAAGTTTGGGCCGATCAAGAATGGAGGCATTCAAGTAAAAAATAACCGAGTATTG CAACATGGATTTTCTTTTGGTTTCGTGGAATTTGAGGAAGCAAGTGCTCTGCAGAAAGCTATGGAG GCATCTCCAATTTTAATTGGTGGACGTGAAGCTGTTGTTGAGGAGAAGAGGTCTACCAATTCACGAG GTTACTTTAGAGGTAGATTTCCATCTGGAGGGGCTTCTGGTTACAGGAACTATGGAGTAAGAGGTCGAGGAAATTATGGAGGTGGCAGGGTTTATGCTCGAGATGATTTTGGTGAAAGAACTGAGTTCAACAACAGAGGTGGACACCGTGGATGGTCATCTAATCGTGGTGGTGATGGATACCAATCATACCAGCGAACTGATAACCCAGGTGGCTATGTTGCACGAACAAATCATGGTGGACGGATGCTTAATGGAACTACCTGA